One Thermicanus aegyptius DSM 12793 DNA segment encodes these proteins:
- the argC gene encoding N-acetyl-gamma-glutamyl-phosphate reductase, which yields MKIALIGTGYSSIELVRILLQHPNAELKKVITHSQGGKELQEMYPHLASIADFSLEDLEMDSFRSGLDVVFLGTPAGVSGKWTPKLLDLGVRVIDLSGDYRLKDPKEYEAWYKKEASLSYLGEAVYGLSEIYKEEIKGARLVANPGCYPTASLLTLIPALKEGLISHEGIIIDAKSGISGAGRGVSLSLHYSEVNENFKAYKVGIHQHIPEIEQELSKIKMEKVFLTFIPHLAPMTRGILVTVYGRRKSNTTTRDLIELYREFYRGSPFVRIRGEGSYPATKEVYGSNYCDIGVYVDERSDQIILFGAIDNMVKGAAGQAVQNMNLMFGLDERTGLLQTPIYP from the coding sequence GTGAAAATCGCTCTCATCGGGACAGGATATAGCAGTATAGAGTTGGTTCGTATTTTGCTCCAACATCCGAATGCTGAATTGAAGAAGGTGATCACACACTCCCAAGGGGGAAAAGAGCTTCAGGAGATGTATCCTCACCTGGCTTCAATCGCTGATTTTTCTTTGGAAGATTTAGAGATGGATTCTTTTCGTTCCGGTCTGGATGTTGTTTTCCTTGGTACCCCTGCCGGAGTGAGTGGAAAATGGACACCAAAGCTTTTAGATCTGGGCGTGCGGGTGATTGATTTATCAGGAGATTACCGACTAAAGGATCCCAAAGAATATGAAGCATGGTATAAAAAGGAGGCTTCCCTCTCTTATTTAGGCGAGGCGGTTTATGGGTTAAGCGAAATCTATAAGGAAGAGATTAAAGGAGCAAGACTCGTCGCCAACCCTGGTTGTTATCCGACAGCTTCATTGCTAACGCTGATCCCTGCGCTCAAGGAAGGGTTGATTTCCCACGAGGGGATTATCATCGATGCAAAATCCGGAATATCGGGAGCGGGAAGGGGAGTAAGTCTCTCACTCCATTACTCAGAGGTAAATGAAAATTTTAAGGCTTATAAAGTGGGGATTCATCAACATATCCCGGAGATTGAACAGGAATTAAGCAAGATTAAAATGGAGAAGGTTTTCCTTACCTTTATCCCCCACTTGGCTCCCATGACCAGGGGAATTTTGGTTACCGTCTACGGTCGAAGGAAATCAAACACAACAACCCGTGACCTGATCGAGCTATACCGGGAGTTTTACCGCGGAAGCCCCTTTGTGCGGATTCGAGGTGAAGGTTCTTATCCGGCGACCAAAGAAGTGTATGGATCAAATTATTGTGATATTGGGGTTTATGTAGATGAAAGAAGCGATCAGATCATTCTTTTTGGCGCCATCGATAACATGGTAAAGGGTGCCG